GAACGAAGCATGATCCTTGCCGACGAGAACGTGATCACGGAACGCGCCCTGCCCCGTGAGCTGGTGACGCAGTCCCTGGCGGAAGCCGATGGTCAAGAGGATCCCGGCAGTGTTTTTTCCTTGAGCAGCATGGAACGCGACCATATTGGCCGGGTTCTGGCTCATCATAACGGAAATCGTCAGCAAGCCGCCAAAGCCCTGGGCATCGGCCGCAAGACCCTTTACCGCAAGTTGAAGGAATACGACCTGTCCTAACTTCCGGGGCCACGTCTTTCAACTATAAACCACGAACCATTCGTCACTGACCACAGCTTAGCGGAAAAGCATTTTGGTCCAAGCTCAATGATGTGCCAATAAAAAAACCCTCGAATCGAGGGTTTTTTTATTGGCCTGGAAGAGACGAGAGAGGAAAAAGAAGGACTATCGGCAGTAACGTGAAGTGAAAATTATTAGAAAGGCAGCGGCTTGCCCATGCCGATCAAAAATGCCGGAATCCAGAGTCCAATCGGTATCCAGATCAAGAGAGAGATGGCGACGACCTTGCCAGATAGTTTGCCGTAGAAGTTTAGCCAAACTTCATAGGTCAGCACGGCATATCCAGCTGCCATGAATGCCAAGTACATGTTCCCCTGCACGTACCAGACGTACATGTAGATGGTCGAGACAAAGGCGGTGCAAAGGCTGATGTTGCCAATCGTCTTCATGTTTTCAACACCATAGAGCAAAGCATAGGCAATAGCCATGTACAACAGGCCGTGTGAAAACAGCAAACCGCCAGCGAGAAGATCGCCTCCGGCTTTTACGGCGAATACCGCGTCGACAAATCCCCCGGCAATGGCCAGCAGACCGACGGCGGCGGCGATGAATCCGGTTCCCTTGGGTTCGCCATATCCCAAATTGAGCAGGGCAACCGCAAACCAAAACAGGCTGATCATGATAAGAATTGAAACGACCATACTCATTCTCCTTCCAATTTGTGATTATATGCCATTCCTCTCTGTCCCGCGGGTTATGTGGATAAAAAAGAAGTAAGTATGAGAAGCATCAATATCCAGTAATATGTGTCGACCATGCTTTCGTCACCACGCAAGGCAAAACAC
This genomic stretch from Desulfonatronum sp. SC1 harbors:
- a CDS encoding AmiS/UreI family transporter — its product is MVVSILIMISLFWFAVALLNLGYGEPKGTGFIAAAVGLLAIAGGFVDAVFAVKAGGDLLAGGLLFSHGLLYMAIAYALLYGVENMKTIGNISLCTAFVSTIYMYVWYVQGNMYLAFMAAGYAVLTYEVWLNFYGKLSGKVVAISLLIWIPIGLWIPAFLIGMGKPLPF